The Bombus huntii isolate Logan2020A chromosome 11, iyBomHunt1.1, whole genome shotgun sequence genome includes a window with the following:
- the LOC126870975 gene encoding TPR-containing protein DDB_G0280363-like isoform X1, producing MSEMTNIEQQQQQQQQQQQQQQEQQYVGGSSNSEHHCKDCGLYFESDKSLEVHLRYHQENLLSQWASQAQQEESNNNNSKAGNHNSHVGVKRDSVTAPADSSEFSSRPPSQDPTSSSQHSSTQQQQSVHQQQQQQQQVQQQQQQVQQHQQVEQQQQVEQQQQVQQQQHHHHQQQQQQAASQSYNHFQTSMYGDNYFMQNDQAYMLSHHYSPPREDNGVGGGGGGGGGGGSYSRYHPYQHQQHFPPERANSVSSTSPRSPPLQCEKCGAVYEDANQLGEHVRTSHSNSPGGYPGQHQYQQLGNSPQQQMHASPPQSSQQQQQQSGYDYNGRQPVKLDITKEPDEQAEILDLDSHKVQTHRYEDELMRMHQQQQQELQIQMHQQQIMQQQHQQQQRSGAHSVSSMLAWPPAAQPHDYHPGLSPMIPMDSISPLSDQSQFIRGQHMPVEVPRHPNSPIITSTQPMPGHQIPGGLLQQPPKPPPLANQSWKSNEARRPKTYNCTACNKWFTSSGHLKRHYNTTLHKNAVKQSNQPDPANLPISAHHHPGRDSHSSGRGGGPSRSPELSSSGSPPNLMAGPSGEAARGLLHTPTNLYNHNNNNSNSSSSSESSATIGGLTQQSPTAVHLGSTMVPAHISPVESPLAAHHQQQMGSPSSQLGHQQQQQQQQQQLHHLPMGSPSGQLPVHPMNSPMSPMHPPLPPHLSSPSPMGSHPHHHMNSPSPITPGSVHQAMASPTAMGGTTMPHQPYPNASPPHVTPSTNIPGLLESFTIQLTTTGDETSLPLSDESQHQQQHHHEHQQQQQQQEQLQQSQDVLPGFGTFSNHQRSLPSFTEFNVTGFMADPNQSDAINVGGLSPEENVSPQDVSFGSSESVYDLYRSSPPRYQSLTNVGVNTDGMIIKRYEVQTHFLPEPLQLTRNNLEANNNLSRMIQAKEELNPNVGRQILKNVRLKGSFVITREHQVISTFTGSHYISQDGFHKCIECDKIFNKACYLTQHNKSFHSGDKPYKCNQCGKRFTLEYLHAEHLLKHAGDKPYKCEICPKQFNHKTDLRRHMCLHTGEKPYACDTCGKGFIRKDHMMKHLETHRKKNHNVHLRT from the coding sequence ATGAGTGAAATGACGAATATtgaacagcaacaacaacaacaacagcagcagcagcaacaacagcaagAACAGCAGTACGTAGGTGGCAGTTCAAATTCGGAGCATCATTGCAAGGATTGTGGTCTTTACTTCGAAAGCGATAAAAGTCTCGAAGTGCACCTGAGGTATCACCAGGAGAATCTTCTCAGTCAGTGGGCGAGCCAGGCCCAACAGGAGGAGAGTAACAACAATAACAGTAAGGCCGGTAATCACAATAGTCACGTGGGCGTCAAACGCGATAGCGTGACCGCTCCGGCAGACTCGAGCGAATTTTCTTCGAGACCGCCCTCTCAGGATCCTACGTCATCGTCTCAACATTCATCGACACAACAACAACAGTCAGTTCaccagcagcagcagcagcagcagcaagttcagcagcagcagcagcaagtTCAACAGCACCAGCAAGTTGAACAGCAGCAGCAAGTTGAACAGCAGCAGCAAGTTCAGCAGCAGCAGCACCACCACCaccagcagcagcaacagcaagCTGCTAGCCAGAGCTATAATCATTTTCAGACGTCGATGTACGGTGATAATTATTTCATGCAGAACGATCAGGCCTACATGTTGTCCCATCATTACTCACCGCCACGTGAAGACAATGGTGTGGGTGGTGGGGGTGGTGGGGGTGGTGGGGGTGGAAGTTATTCGCGTTACCACCCATACCAACATCAACAACACTTCCCGCCGGAACGTGCGAATTCAGTGAGTTCTACCAGTCCGAGAAGTCCGCCACTACAATGTGAGAAGTGCGGTGCTGTGTACGAGGATGCGAATCAGCTGGGTGAACACGTAAGAACAAGTCACTCGAATTCACCCGGAGGTTATCCTGGACAACATCAGTATCAACAACTGGGTAACAGTCCTCAACAACAGATGCACGCGTCGCCGCCGCAATCTAGtcagcagcagcaacaacaatCTGGCTATGATTATAATGGTAGGCAACCGGTAAAACTGGATATAACTAAGGAACCGGACGAACAGGCGGAAATTCTCGATTTGGATTCACACAAGGTGCAGACTCACAGGTACGAGGATGAACTAATGAGAATGCatcagcagcaacagcaggAGTTGCAGATACAAATGCATCAACAGCAAATAATGCAACAACAACATCAGCAGCAACAGAGGTCTGGTGCGCATTCGGTGAGTTCTATGTTGGCTTGGCCACCGGCCGCACAACCTCATGATTATCATCCCGGGTTATCGCCTATGATTCCAATGGATAGTATTTCACCACTTTCCGATCAAAGCCAATTTATACGAGGGCAACACATGCCCGTCGAAGTACCGCGACATCCAAATTCTCCCATTATTACAAGCACGCAACCGATGCCCGGTCACCAGATACCCGGGGGTCTGCTGCAACAACCACCTAAACCTCCGCCTTTAGCTAATCAATCGTGGAAAAGTAACGAGGCGCGGCGGCCAAAGACCTACAACTGCACTGCGTGCAACAAGTGGTTCACCAGCTCGGGCCatctgaagaggcactacaaCACGACGCTGCACAAGAACGCTGTTAAACAGAGTAATCAGCCAGACCCAGCGAACTTGCCGATCAGCGCTCATCATCATCCTGGTAGAGATAGCCATTCTAGTGGCAGAGGCGGAGGACCATCTAGATCGCCAGAGTTATCTTCTTCCGGAAGTCCCCCAAACTTGATGGCAGGTCCCTCGGGCGAGGCGGCGAGGGGCCTGCTCCACACGCCCACCAATCTTTACAATCACAACAACAACAATTcgaacagcagcagcagcagcgaATCTTCGGCGACAATAGGGGGGCTAACGCAACAATCGCCTACAGCGGTGCACTTGGGCTCCACAATGGTACCGGCACACATTTCTCCGGTGGAATCTCCACTGGCGGCCCATCATCAGCAACAAATGGGTTCGCCGTCCTCTCAACTGGGCCaccaacagcagcagcagcaacaacagcagcagctGCATCACCTTCCAATGGGTTCGCCGTCGGGCCAACTTCCGGTTCATCCCATGAATTCGCCCATGTCACCCATGCACCCACCGCTACCGCCCCACCTGAGTTCCCCTTCACCAATGGGCTCCCACCCGCACCACCACATGAATTCGCCATCTCCCATAACGCCGGGCTCGGTCCACCAAGCAATGGCTTCGCCCACGGCGATGGGGGGTACTACGATGCCTCATCAGCCGTACCCAAACGCCTCGCCCCCCCACGTTACACCTTCTACCAACATCCCGGGCCTGCTGGAGTCTTTCACCATCCAGCTAACTACTACTGGTGATGAGACGTCTTTGCCGCTCTCCGACGAATCTCAACACCAGCAGCAACATCATCATGAACAccagcaacagcagcagcaacaagAACAGCTACAACAATCTCAGGATGTTTTACCCGGTTTTGGGACCTTTAGCAATCATCAAAGGTCCCTACCAAGTTTCACGGAATTCAACGTAACCGGGTTTATGGCTGACCCAAATCAATCAGATGCCATTAACGTGGGGGGGCTAAGTCCAGAGGAGAACGTATCTCCTCAAGATGTATCGTTCGGATCGTCTGAATCGGTTTACGATTTGTACAGAAGTTCACCGCCTCGATACCAATCCCTTACAAACGTGGGAGTAAACACTGACGGCATGATCATCAAGCGGTATGAAGTTCAAACGCATTTTCTGCCGGAACCGCTTCAGCTGACCCGAAACAATTTAGAAGCgaacaataatttatcacGAATGATACAAGCGAAAGAGGAATTAAATCCGAATGTCGGTaggcaaatattaaaaaatgtgaGACTGAAAGGCAGTTTTGTAATTACTAGGGAACATCAAGTAATCAGCACGTTCACTGGCTCACATTATATTTCCCAGGACGGCTTTCACAAGTGCATCGAATGCGACAAGATTTTCAACAAGGCTTGCTATTTGACACAACATAATAAAAGTTTTCACTCTGGTGACAAACCATACAAATGCAATCAATGTGGTAAGAGATTCACCCTCGAATACCTGCACGCGGAGCACCTGCTGAAGCACGCCGGTGACAAGCCGTACAAGTGCGAAATATGCCCGAAGCAGTTCAATCATAAAACTGATCTTAGGCGGCACATGTGCCTCCATACTGGCGAAAAGCCGTACGCCTGTGATACTTGCGGCAAGGGATTCATCAGAAAGGACCACATGATGAAGCACCTCGAGACGCACAGAAAGAAAAACCATAACGTCCATCTAAGGACGTGA
- the LOC126870975 gene encoding TPR-containing protein DDB_G0280363-like isoform X4, whose amino-acid sequence MSEMTNIEQQQQQQQQQQQQQQEQQYVGGSSNSEHHCKDCGLYFESDKSLEVHLRYHQENLLSQWASQAQQEESNNNNSKAGNHNSHVGVKRDSVTAPADSSEFSSRPPSQDPTSSSQHSSTQQQQSVHQQQQQQQQVQQQQQQQVEQQQQVQQQQHHHHQQQQQQAASQSYNHFQTSMYGDNYFMQNDQAYMLSHHYSPPREDNGVGGGGGGGGGGGSYSRYHPYQHQQHFPPERANSVSSTSPRSPPLQCEKCGAVYEDANQLGEHVRTSHSNSPGGYPGQHQYQQLGNSPQQQMHASPPQSSQQQQQQSGYDYNGRQPVKLDITKEPDEQAEILDLDSHKVQTHRYEDELMRMHQQQQQELQIQMHQQQIMQQQHQQQQRSGAHSVSSMLAWPPAAQPHDYHPGLSPMIPMDSISPLSDQSQFIRGQHMPVEVPRHPNSPIITSTQPMPGHQIPGGLLQQPPKPPPLANQSWKSNEARRPKTYNCTACNKWFTSSGHLKRHYNTTLHKNAVKQSNQPDPANLPISAHHHPGRDSHSSGRGGGPSRSPELSSSGSPPNLMAGPSGEAARGLLHTPTNLYNHNNNNSNSSSSSESSATIGGLTQQSPTAVHLGSTMVPAHISPVESPLAAHHQQQMGSPSSQLGHQQQQQQQQQQLHHLPMGSPSGQLPVHPMNSPMSPMHPPLPPHLSSPSPMGSHPHHHMNSPSPITPGSVHQAMASPTAMGGTTMPHQPYPNASPPHVTPSTNIPGLLESFTIQLTTTGDETSLPLSDESQHQQQHHHEHQQQQQQQEQLQQSQDVLPGFGTFSNHQRSLPSFTEFNVTGFMADPNQSDAINVGGLSPEENVSPQDVSFGSSESVYDLYRSSPPRYQSLTNVGVNTDGMIIKRYEVQTHFLPEPLQLTRNNLEANNNLSRMIQAKEELNPNVGRQILKNVRLKGSFVITREHQVISTFTGSHYISQDGFHKCIECDKIFNKACYLTQHNKSFHSGDKPYKCNQCGKRFTLEYLHAEHLLKHAGDKPYKCEICPKQFNHKTDLRRHMCLHTGEKPYACDTCGKGFIRKDHMMKHLETHRKKNHNVHLRT is encoded by the exons ATGAGTGAAATGACGAATATtgaacagcaacaacaacaacaacagcagcagcagcaacaacagcaagAACAGCAGTACGTAGGTGGCAGTTCAAATTCGGAGCATCATTGCAAGGATTGTGGTCTTTACTTCGAAAGCGATAAAAGTCTCGAAGTGCACCTGAGGTATCACCAGGAGAATCTTCTCAGTCAGTGGGCGAGCCAGGCCCAACAGGAGGAGAGTAACAACAATAACAGTAAGGCCGGTAATCACAATAGTCACGTGGGCGTCAAACGCGATAGCGTGACCGCTCCGGCAGACTCGAGCGAATTTTCTTCGAGACCGCCCTCTCAGGATCCTACGTCATCGTCTCAACATTCATCGACACAACAACAACAGTCAGTTCaccagcagcagcagcagcagcagcaagttcagcagcagcagcagcaa CAAGTTGAACAGCAGCAGCAAGTTCAGCAGCAGCAGCACCACCACCaccagcagcagcaacagcaagCTGCTAGCCAGAGCTATAATCATTTTCAGACGTCGATGTACGGTGATAATTATTTCATGCAGAACGATCAGGCCTACATGTTGTCCCATCATTACTCACCGCCACGTGAAGACAATGGTGTGGGTGGTGGGGGTGGTGGGGGTGGTGGGGGTGGAAGTTATTCGCGTTACCACCCATACCAACATCAACAACACTTCCCGCCGGAACGTGCGAATTCAGTGAGTTCTACCAGTCCGAGAAGTCCGCCACTACAATGTGAGAAGTGCGGTGCTGTGTACGAGGATGCGAATCAGCTGGGTGAACACGTAAGAACAAGTCACTCGAATTCACCCGGAGGTTATCCTGGACAACATCAGTATCAACAACTGGGTAACAGTCCTCAACAACAGATGCACGCGTCGCCGCCGCAATCTAGtcagcagcagcaacaacaatCTGGCTATGATTATAATGGTAGGCAACCGGTAAAACTGGATATAACTAAGGAACCGGACGAACAGGCGGAAATTCTCGATTTGGATTCACACAAGGTGCAGACTCACAGGTACGAGGATGAACTAATGAGAATGCatcagcagcaacagcaggAGTTGCAGATACAAATGCATCAACAGCAAATAATGCAACAACAACATCAGCAGCAACAGAGGTCTGGTGCGCATTCGGTGAGTTCTATGTTGGCTTGGCCACCGGCCGCACAACCTCATGATTATCATCCCGGGTTATCGCCTATGATTCCAATGGATAGTATTTCACCACTTTCCGATCAAAGCCAATTTATACGAGGGCAACACATGCCCGTCGAAGTACCGCGACATCCAAATTCTCCCATTATTACAAGCACGCAACCGATGCCCGGTCACCAGATACCCGGGGGTCTGCTGCAACAACCACCTAAACCTCCGCCTTTAGCTAATCAATCGTGGAAAAGTAACGAGGCGCGGCGGCCAAAGACCTACAACTGCACTGCGTGCAACAAGTGGTTCACCAGCTCGGGCCatctgaagaggcactacaaCACGACGCTGCACAAGAACGCTGTTAAACAGAGTAATCAGCCAGACCCAGCGAACTTGCCGATCAGCGCTCATCATCATCCTGGTAGAGATAGCCATTCTAGTGGCAGAGGCGGAGGACCATCTAGATCGCCAGAGTTATCTTCTTCCGGAAGTCCCCCAAACTTGATGGCAGGTCCCTCGGGCGAGGCGGCGAGGGGCCTGCTCCACACGCCCACCAATCTTTACAATCACAACAACAACAATTcgaacagcagcagcagcagcgaATCTTCGGCGACAATAGGGGGGCTAACGCAACAATCGCCTACAGCGGTGCACTTGGGCTCCACAATGGTACCGGCACACATTTCTCCGGTGGAATCTCCACTGGCGGCCCATCATCAGCAACAAATGGGTTCGCCGTCCTCTCAACTGGGCCaccaacagcagcagcagcaacaacagcagcagctGCATCACCTTCCAATGGGTTCGCCGTCGGGCCAACTTCCGGTTCATCCCATGAATTCGCCCATGTCACCCATGCACCCACCGCTACCGCCCCACCTGAGTTCCCCTTCACCAATGGGCTCCCACCCGCACCACCACATGAATTCGCCATCTCCCATAACGCCGGGCTCGGTCCACCAAGCAATGGCTTCGCCCACGGCGATGGGGGGTACTACGATGCCTCATCAGCCGTACCCAAACGCCTCGCCCCCCCACGTTACACCTTCTACCAACATCCCGGGCCTGCTGGAGTCTTTCACCATCCAGCTAACTACTACTGGTGATGAGACGTCTTTGCCGCTCTCCGACGAATCTCAACACCAGCAGCAACATCATCATGAACAccagcaacagcagcagcaacaagAACAGCTACAACAATCTCAGGATGTTTTACCCGGTTTTGGGACCTTTAGCAATCATCAAAGGTCCCTACCAAGTTTCACGGAATTCAACGTAACCGGGTTTATGGCTGACCCAAATCAATCAGATGCCATTAACGTGGGGGGGCTAAGTCCAGAGGAGAACGTATCTCCTCAAGATGTATCGTTCGGATCGTCTGAATCGGTTTACGATTTGTACAGAAGTTCACCGCCTCGATACCAATCCCTTACAAACGTGGGAGTAAACACTGACGGCATGATCATCAAGCGGTATGAAGTTCAAACGCATTTTCTGCCGGAACCGCTTCAGCTGACCCGAAACAATTTAGAAGCgaacaataatttatcacGAATGATACAAGCGAAAGAGGAATTAAATCCGAATGTCGGTaggcaaatattaaaaaatgtgaGACTGAAAGGCAGTTTTGTAATTACTAGGGAACATCAAGTAATCAGCACGTTCACTGGCTCACATTATATTTCCCAGGACGGCTTTCACAAGTGCATCGAATGCGACAAGATTTTCAACAAGGCTTGCTATTTGACACAACATAATAAAAGTTTTCACTCTGGTGACAAACCATACAAATGCAATCAATGTGGTAAGAGATTCACCCTCGAATACCTGCACGCGGAGCACCTGCTGAAGCACGCCGGTGACAAGCCGTACAAGTGCGAAATATGCCCGAAGCAGTTCAATCATAAAACTGATCTTAGGCGGCACATGTGCCTCCATACTGGCGAAAAGCCGTACGCCTGTGATACTTGCGGCAAGGGATTCATCAGAAAGGACCACATGATGAAGCACCTCGAGACGCACAGAAAGAAAAACCATAACGTCCATCTAAGGACGTGA
- the LOC126870975 gene encoding DNA N6-methyl adenine demethylase-like isoform X3: MSEMTNIEQQQQQQQQQQQQQQEQQYVGGSSNSEHHCKDCGLYFESDKSLEVHLRYHQENLLSQWASQAQQEESNNNNSKAGNHNSHVGVKRDSVTAPADSSEFSSRPPSQDPTSSSQHSSTQQQQSVHQQQQQQQQVQQQQQQVQQHQQVEQQQQQHHHHQQQQQQAASQSYNHFQTSMYGDNYFMQNDQAYMLSHHYSPPREDNGVGGGGGGGGGGGSYSRYHPYQHQQHFPPERANSVSSTSPRSPPLQCEKCGAVYEDANQLGEHVRTSHSNSPGGYPGQHQYQQLGNSPQQQMHASPPQSSQQQQQQSGYDYNGRQPVKLDITKEPDEQAEILDLDSHKVQTHRYEDELMRMHQQQQQELQIQMHQQQIMQQQHQQQQRSGAHSVSSMLAWPPAAQPHDYHPGLSPMIPMDSISPLSDQSQFIRGQHMPVEVPRHPNSPIITSTQPMPGHQIPGGLLQQPPKPPPLANQSWKSNEARRPKTYNCTACNKWFTSSGHLKRHYNTTLHKNAVKQSNQPDPANLPISAHHHPGRDSHSSGRGGGPSRSPELSSSGSPPNLMAGPSGEAARGLLHTPTNLYNHNNNNSNSSSSSESSATIGGLTQQSPTAVHLGSTMVPAHISPVESPLAAHHQQQMGSPSSQLGHQQQQQQQQQQLHHLPMGSPSGQLPVHPMNSPMSPMHPPLPPHLSSPSPMGSHPHHHMNSPSPITPGSVHQAMASPTAMGGTTMPHQPYPNASPPHVTPSTNIPGLLESFTIQLTTTGDETSLPLSDESQHQQQHHHEHQQQQQQQEQLQQSQDVLPGFGTFSNHQRSLPSFTEFNVTGFMADPNQSDAINVGGLSPEENVSPQDVSFGSSESVYDLYRSSPPRYQSLTNVGVNTDGMIIKRYEVQTHFLPEPLQLTRNNLEANNNLSRMIQAKEELNPNVGRQILKNVRLKGSFVITREHQVISTFTGSHYISQDGFHKCIECDKIFNKACYLTQHNKSFHSGDKPYKCNQCGKRFTLEYLHAEHLLKHAGDKPYKCEICPKQFNHKTDLRRHMCLHTGEKPYACDTCGKGFIRKDHMMKHLETHRKKNHNVHLRT; this comes from the exons ATGAGTGAAATGACGAATATtgaacagcaacaacaacaacaacagcagcagcagcaacaacagcaagAACAGCAGTACGTAGGTGGCAGTTCAAATTCGGAGCATCATTGCAAGGATTGTGGTCTTTACTTCGAAAGCGATAAAAGTCTCGAAGTGCACCTGAGGTATCACCAGGAGAATCTTCTCAGTCAGTGGGCGAGCCAGGCCCAACAGGAGGAGAGTAACAACAATAACAGTAAGGCCGGTAATCACAATAGTCACGTGGGCGTCAAACGCGATAGCGTGACCGCTCCGGCAGACTCGAGCGAATTTTCTTCGAGACCGCCCTCTCAGGATCCTACGTCATCGTCTCAACATTCATCGACACAACAACAACAGTCAGTTCaccagcagcagcagcagcagcagcaagttcagcagcagcagcagcaagtTCAACAGCACCAGCAAGTTGAACAGCAGCAGCAA CAGCACCACCACCaccagcagcagcaacagcaagCTGCTAGCCAGAGCTATAATCATTTTCAGACGTCGATGTACGGTGATAATTATTTCATGCAGAACGATCAGGCCTACATGTTGTCCCATCATTACTCACCGCCACGTGAAGACAATGGTGTGGGTGGTGGGGGTGGTGGGGGTGGTGGGGGTGGAAGTTATTCGCGTTACCACCCATACCAACATCAACAACACTTCCCGCCGGAACGTGCGAATTCAGTGAGTTCTACCAGTCCGAGAAGTCCGCCACTACAATGTGAGAAGTGCGGTGCTGTGTACGAGGATGCGAATCAGCTGGGTGAACACGTAAGAACAAGTCACTCGAATTCACCCGGAGGTTATCCTGGACAACATCAGTATCAACAACTGGGTAACAGTCCTCAACAACAGATGCACGCGTCGCCGCCGCAATCTAGtcagcagcagcaacaacaatCTGGCTATGATTATAATGGTAGGCAACCGGTAAAACTGGATATAACTAAGGAACCGGACGAACAGGCGGAAATTCTCGATTTGGATTCACACAAGGTGCAGACTCACAGGTACGAGGATGAACTAATGAGAATGCatcagcagcaacagcaggAGTTGCAGATACAAATGCATCAACAGCAAATAATGCAACAACAACATCAGCAGCAACAGAGGTCTGGTGCGCATTCGGTGAGTTCTATGTTGGCTTGGCCACCGGCCGCACAACCTCATGATTATCATCCCGGGTTATCGCCTATGATTCCAATGGATAGTATTTCACCACTTTCCGATCAAAGCCAATTTATACGAGGGCAACACATGCCCGTCGAAGTACCGCGACATCCAAATTCTCCCATTATTACAAGCACGCAACCGATGCCCGGTCACCAGATACCCGGGGGTCTGCTGCAACAACCACCTAAACCTCCGCCTTTAGCTAATCAATCGTGGAAAAGTAACGAGGCGCGGCGGCCAAAGACCTACAACTGCACTGCGTGCAACAAGTGGTTCACCAGCTCGGGCCatctgaagaggcactacaaCACGACGCTGCACAAGAACGCTGTTAAACAGAGTAATCAGCCAGACCCAGCGAACTTGCCGATCAGCGCTCATCATCATCCTGGTAGAGATAGCCATTCTAGTGGCAGAGGCGGAGGACCATCTAGATCGCCAGAGTTATCTTCTTCCGGAAGTCCCCCAAACTTGATGGCAGGTCCCTCGGGCGAGGCGGCGAGGGGCCTGCTCCACACGCCCACCAATCTTTACAATCACAACAACAACAATTcgaacagcagcagcagcagcgaATCTTCGGCGACAATAGGGGGGCTAACGCAACAATCGCCTACAGCGGTGCACTTGGGCTCCACAATGGTACCGGCACACATTTCTCCGGTGGAATCTCCACTGGCGGCCCATCATCAGCAACAAATGGGTTCGCCGTCCTCTCAACTGGGCCaccaacagcagcagcagcaacaacagcagcagctGCATCACCTTCCAATGGGTTCGCCGTCGGGCCAACTTCCGGTTCATCCCATGAATTCGCCCATGTCACCCATGCACCCACCGCTACCGCCCCACCTGAGTTCCCCTTCACCAATGGGCTCCCACCCGCACCACCACATGAATTCGCCATCTCCCATAACGCCGGGCTCGGTCCACCAAGCAATGGCTTCGCCCACGGCGATGGGGGGTACTACGATGCCTCATCAGCCGTACCCAAACGCCTCGCCCCCCCACGTTACACCTTCTACCAACATCCCGGGCCTGCTGGAGTCTTTCACCATCCAGCTAACTACTACTGGTGATGAGACGTCTTTGCCGCTCTCCGACGAATCTCAACACCAGCAGCAACATCATCATGAACAccagcaacagcagcagcaacaagAACAGCTACAACAATCTCAGGATGTTTTACCCGGTTTTGGGACCTTTAGCAATCATCAAAGGTCCCTACCAAGTTTCACGGAATTCAACGTAACCGGGTTTATGGCTGACCCAAATCAATCAGATGCCATTAACGTGGGGGGGCTAAGTCCAGAGGAGAACGTATCTCCTCAAGATGTATCGTTCGGATCGTCTGAATCGGTTTACGATTTGTACAGAAGTTCACCGCCTCGATACCAATCCCTTACAAACGTGGGAGTAAACACTGACGGCATGATCATCAAGCGGTATGAAGTTCAAACGCATTTTCTGCCGGAACCGCTTCAGCTGACCCGAAACAATTTAGAAGCgaacaataatttatcacGAATGATACAAGCGAAAGAGGAATTAAATCCGAATGTCGGTaggcaaatattaaaaaatgtgaGACTGAAAGGCAGTTTTGTAATTACTAGGGAACATCAAGTAATCAGCACGTTCACTGGCTCACATTATATTTCCCAGGACGGCTTTCACAAGTGCATCGAATGCGACAAGATTTTCAACAAGGCTTGCTATTTGACACAACATAATAAAAGTTTTCACTCTGGTGACAAACCATACAAATGCAATCAATGTGGTAAGAGATTCACCCTCGAATACCTGCACGCGGAGCACCTGCTGAAGCACGCCGGTGACAAGCCGTACAAGTGCGAAATATGCCCGAAGCAGTTCAATCATAAAACTGATCTTAGGCGGCACATGTGCCTCCATACTGGCGAAAAGCCGTACGCCTGTGATACTTGCGGCAAGGGATTCATCAGAAAGGACCACATGATGAAGCACCTCGAGACGCACAGAAAGAAAAACCATAACGTCCATCTAAGGACGTGA